A part of Vulcanisaeta moutnovskia 768-28 genomic DNA contains:
- a CDS encoding glutamate--tRNA ligase gives MSVDKDRIRDIALKHALINAVKFNGKASINAVISKVFAEDPSLRSAAKEVAQIVKEVIDYVNSLSIDEQRNLLMSKWPEALGERKVESYRKGIEDLPSLPNDNKYEVITLRFAPNPDFVLHLGSARPAIINYAYKLKYESLGRKAKFVLRFEDTDPRTKRPLPEAYDAIREDLKWLGIRWDEEYIQSDRMGIYYDIARKILEKGGAYVAAKDTDCTPDDWKKSKMMGKPCKNREADPSINLELFDKMLEGRYKEGEAVMVIKTDLQHPDPSVRDWVAMRIIDTTKYPHPRVGTKYVVWPTYNFSVSIDDHLMGVTHILRAQEHSVNTIKQSFIYAHMNWEQPEAIHFGRLRIVGMTLSKTRLKALGIRWDDIRLPTLAGLRNRGIQPEAIWNIMLQVGVKPTDATISSANLFAENRKIIEPRANRYMAVINPIKVIIKDVTEELTAKLPMHPSYPERGFRTITLKPSNNEVIIFISRSDYEKVSVGSVIRLMELVNVEIIEKTSNALTAYMHSKDLESAKKVNAVIIQWVPPDGLTIRIVRPEDLRLVEDEGLAEHAVEQVANGEIVQFMRYGFVKKVGNDRFIYVHD, from the coding sequence GTGTCCGTGGATAAGGATAGGATTAGGGATATTGCCCTAAAGCATGCATTAATTAATGCCGTAAAGTTCAATGGTAAAGCCAGCATAAATGCCGTTATTTCTAAGGTATTTGCTGAGGACCCTTCATTAAGGTCAGCGGCTAAGGAGGTTGCTCAGATTGTTAAGGAGGTTATTGATTACGTAAACTCCCTAAGCATTGATGAACAAAGAAATTTACTAATGAGTAAGTGGCCTGAGGCCCTTGGTGAGAGGAAGGTTGAGTCCTATAGGAAGGGTATTGAGGATCTACCGTCGTTGCCTAACGATAATAAGTATGAGGTGATAACACTCAGATTTGCACCAAACCCAGACTTTGTGCTGCACCTTGGTAGTGCTAGACCTGCCATTATTAATTATGCCTATAAGCTGAAGTACGAGAGTTTAGGCAGAAAGGCTAAGTTTGTTCTTAGGTTTGAGGATACCGATCCAAGAACCAAGAGACCGCTTCCCGAGGCTTATGACGCGATTAGAGAGGATCTAAAGTGGCTTGGTATTAGGTGGGATGAGGAGTACATTCAATCTGATAGGATGGGTATTTACTATGACATTGCCAGGAAAATCCTTGAGAAAGGCGGTGCGTACGTTGCTGCAAAGGACACAGACTGTACGCCGGATGACTGGAAGAAGTCTAAGATGATGGGAAAGCCGTGTAAGAATAGGGAGGCCGACCCGAGTATTAACCTTGAGCTTTTCGATAAGATGCTGGAGGGGCGTTATAAGGAAGGTGAGGCTGTCATGGTAATAAAGACTGATCTTCAACATCCAGACCCAAGTGTTAGGGATTGGGTCGCCATGAGGATCATAGACACGACCAAGTACCCACATCCAAGGGTTGGTACTAAGTACGTTGTTTGGCCCACATATAATTTTTCAGTATCAATTGATGATCACTTAATGGGAGTAACACACATACTTAGGGCTCAGGAGCATTCCGTGAATACCATTAAACAATCCTTTATTTATGCGCACATGAATTGGGAACAACCAGAGGCCATTCACTTCGGTAGACTCAGGATTGTGGGCATGACACTTAGTAAGACTAGGCTAAAGGCACTTGGTATTAGGTGGGATGACATTAGATTACCAACACTAGCTGGCCTTAGAAATAGGGGTATTCAGCCCGAGGCTATTTGGAACATCATGCTTCAAGTCGGTGTGAAGCCAACAGACGCAACGATATCCTCAGCAAACCTATTTGCTGAAAATAGGAAAATAATTGAACCAAGGGCTAATAGATACATGGCCGTTATAAACCCTATTAAGGTAATAATTAAGGACGTTACCGAAGAATTAACAGCAAAACTGCCAATGCATCCATCGTACCCAGAGCGAGGATTTAGAACAATAACTCTCAAGCCAAGTAATAATGAGGTAATTATTTTCATAAGTAGATCCGACTATGAGAAGGTTAGCGTAGGTTCGGTAATTCGTTTAATGGAGCTCGTAAATGTCGAAATAATCGAGAAAACAAGCAACGCCCTAACTGCATATATGCATAGTAAAGATCTTGAGAGCGCTAAGAAGGTTAATGCGGTAATAATTCAGTGGGTACCGCCTGATGGATTGACAATAAGGATTGTAAGGCCTGAGGATTTAAGGCTTGTTGAGGATGAGGGTCTTGCGGAACATGCTGTTGAACAGGTGGCCAACGGCGAGATAGTACAATTCATGAGGTATGGCTTTGTGAAGAAGGTAGGTAATGATAGGTTTATTTATGTCCATGATTAA
- a CDS encoding threonine synthase — MKIEYRCSRCGYTIEATSWLWQCPKCGGPLDLVIEGLKFTLSEYRGLWRFSSVIPAKPLVSLGEGFTPLVKADFLGKGSYLKLEYLNPTGSFKDRGSAVAISKALEFGAKAVVEDSSGNAGISVAAYAATASIKARIYVPKDAPEGKKTLIRSLGAELIETSSRTEASRVAIKSVGPNEVYIGHAWNPWFLQGTKTLAYELLNQIGHVPNAVILPVSAGTLLLGLWIGFNELLGFGLINKVPRLYAVQTQGFADLYGRIHGEYSKEPTKFADALRVSNPPRLGQMVNAVTGSGGDALVIEDDELLQAWKTLLKRGYIVEPSSAIALSGYMKLLSNNYIGSDDEVVIILTGSGLKYIDIMSKV, encoded by the coding sequence ATGAAGATAGAATATAGGTGTTCAAGATGTGGTTACACGATTGAGGCGACTTCATGGCTTTGGCAATGCCCTAAATGTGGAGGCCCACTTGATCTAGTAATTGAGGGATTAAAGTTTACTTTGAGTGAGTATAGGGGTTTATGGAGATTCTCAAGTGTAATACCTGCGAAACCCCTAGTTAGTCTTGGTGAGGGATTCACGCCATTAGTCAAGGCTGATTTCCTTGGTAAAGGCAGTTACCTAAAGCTTGAGTACCTTAATCCAACTGGTTCGTTTAAGGATAGAGGATCCGCGGTGGCCATATCAAAGGCACTAGAGTTTGGTGCTAAGGCTGTAGTTGAGGATTCAAGTGGTAATGCAGGTATATCAGTAGCTGCCTATGCTGCTACGGCCAGTATTAAGGCTAGAATTTACGTACCTAAGGATGCACCTGAAGGTAAGAAGACCCTCATAAGATCATTGGGCGCTGAATTAATAGAGACCTCCTCTAGGACTGAAGCCAGTAGGGTGGCTATTAAGTCCGTGGGACCTAACGAGGTTTATATCGGGCATGCATGGAACCCCTGGTTCTTACAGGGTACGAAGACCTTGGCTTACGAATTACTTAATCAAATAGGGCATGTACCCAATGCCGTAATTCTCCCGGTATCAGCTGGTACGTTGCTTCTCGGACTATGGATCGGCTTCAATGAGTTACTGGGTTTTGGTCTTATTAATAAAGTGCCAAGGCTTTATGCCGTTCAAACCCAGGGATTTGCTGATCTATATGGGAGGATTCATGGGGAGTATTCGAAAGAGCCAACTAAGTTTGCGGATGCACTTAGGGTATCTAATCCGCCAAGGCTTGGTCAAATGGTTAATGCGGTCACGGGTAGTGGGGGTGATGCATTGGTGATTGAGGATGATGAACTTTTACAAGCGTGGAAAACATTGTTAAAGAGAGGATACATAGTTGAGCCTAGTAGTGCAATAGCCCTTTCAGGCTACATGAAATTATTGAGTAATAATTATATAGGTAGTGATGATGAGGTCGTGATTATACTAACCGGTAGTGGCTTGAAGTATATAGATATAATGAGTAAGGTATAG
- a CDS encoding pyridoxal phosphate-dependent aminotransferase has product MRISTRSNAFPGSAIRGVNEEVVRLESSGVRVYGFHIGQPGLPPSRELLLEFTKELLERPFEYSMYTPSSGIEELREAIAEDYTGYSGVKISSANVSVTAGSAEAILAAFMAIIDEGDEVILFDPTYLMYEPVINYLGGKVIRVRAREELGWEPSEEDVKAVMSRRVKAIIAVNPDNPTGRVLSDSMIKLLIDLARDYDAFLIYDEAYRHLYYEGSHTYAIKYGLENVIALNTFSKDPAMPGWRLGYVIAHEDFIKVFNRVKQYTNLNPPTPAQYAGLLYLRKYKERYLSETLPIYKSRMETMHKAIREYLSEAVVVKPKAGLFIFPNLGSYLRRLNINDYEFAMKLVREAHVAVVPGSAFGEVGKFHVRMAFARESERDIEEGISILANYLLRALGSSE; this is encoded by the coding sequence GTGAGGATATCAACAAGAAGTAATGCATTTCCTGGATCAGCCATTAGGGGTGTTAATGAGGAGGTTGTTAGGCTTGAGAGTTCTGGTGTTAGGGTTTATGGCTTCCATATTGGTCAGCCTGGTCTTCCGCCGAGTAGGGAGTTGCTTCTTGAGTTTACGAAGGAGCTTCTTGAGAGACCCTTTGAGTATAGCATGTACACGCCGAGCAGTGGTATTGAGGAGTTGAGGGAGGCAATAGCCGAAGACTACACAGGGTACTCAGGGGTTAAGATAAGTAGTGCCAATGTCTCGGTCACCGCAGGCTCCGCAGAGGCTATCTTAGCAGCCTTTATGGCGATTATTGATGAAGGTGATGAGGTTATACTCTTCGACCCAACATACCTAATGTATGAGCCAGTCATTAATTACCTGGGTGGTAAGGTTATCAGGGTTAGGGCTAGGGAGGAGCTTGGTTGGGAGCCCAGTGAGGAGGATGTTAAGGCCGTGATGAGTAGGAGGGTTAAGGCAATAATAGCCGTTAACCCAGACAACCCAACAGGTAGAGTCCTTAGCGATTCCATGATTAAGTTATTGATTGACCTAGCCCGTGACTATGACGCATTCCTAATCTATGATGAGGCGTATAGGCATCTTTATTATGAGGGCTCTCATACGTACGCCATTAAGTACGGTCTTGAAAACGTCATTGCCCTGAACACGTTCTCCAAGGACCCAGCAATGCCCGGCTGGAGACTAGGCTACGTAATAGCCCATGAGGACTTCATAAAGGTGTTTAATAGGGTTAAGCAGTACACGAACCTAAATCCACCAACGCCTGCTCAGTACGCTGGTCTACTATACCTAAGGAAGTACAAGGAGAGGTACTTAAGTGAGACCTTGCCGATTTATAAGTCGAGGATGGAGACAATGCACAAGGCTATTAGGGAATACCTATCCGAGGCAGTTGTCGTAAAGCCAAAGGCTGGCTTATTCATATTCCCGAATCTAGGATCGTATTTAAGAAGGCTTAATATTAATGATTATGAATTTGCAATGAAACTTGTTAGGGAGGCACATGTTGCTGTAGTGCCAGGATCGGCCTTTGGGGAGGTGGGTAAGTTCCATGTAAGGATGGCTTTTGCGAGGGAGAGTGAGAGAGATATCGAGGAGGGTATTAGTATATTGGCTAATTACCTATTAAGGGCCTTAGGGAGTTCTGAATAA
- a CDS encoding aromatic amino acid ammonia-lyase produces the protein MVVEIGAGMHLTLDDIIKASRNYEEVRVGNNALDAMKRSRMVLENLIHGNVRIYGVNTGLGDLYNVTVNPEDVAKYSLDMLIDHSMGVGDYAPDDWVRATMLVRAHQLSLGYSGIRSIIVERLVDFLNMRITPLVPKYGSVGASGDLAPLAHIALALLGKGFVRYQGRVMPSIEALKSIGLSELSLSYKEALSLINGTSYSAAVASLGIWDSYRLLKAALAVMALMIEASRANMASLSIEANSAKLHSGEIEVAKIMSELLSDSKNVNTSGRVQDPYSIRCIPQVLGSVLDALIWVLRNVLNEVNSVSDNPIIVNSAVFSTCHFHGQYVALSTDLLNMSLAVLGNLIERQIAQLLRREINGINNYLANGPWRVGLMLAQYTAAALAARLRELSTPSTVQNIPTSGFQEDINSMSANSAIKLHDVNSIITQLIAALAYVTYSVINANNSCSTCGKVTTRIYKTISKYVVNVQSHHDAITKLMSSIDELSGIIALKINPW, from the coding sequence ATGGTCGTGGAGATTGGAGCAGGCATGCACCTAACCTTGGATGACATAATCAAGGCCTCTAGGAATTATGAGGAGGTCAGGGTGGGTAATAATGCCTTGGATGCGATGAAGCGGTCCCGTATGGTTCTTGAGAATTTAATTCATGGTAATGTTAGGATTTACGGTGTTAATACGGGACTTGGTGATTTATATAATGTAACTGTTAATCCCGAGGACGTAGCCAAGTACTCACTGGATATGCTTATTGATCACTCAATGGGTGTTGGTGATTATGCACCTGATGACTGGGTTCGCGCTACAATGCTTGTTAGGGCCCATCAATTGTCCCTAGGGTACAGTGGTATTAGGAGCATTATTGTAGAGAGATTAGTTGATTTTCTTAACATGAGGATAACACCGTTGGTTCCTAAATACGGTTCGGTAGGTGCTTCGGGTGATTTAGCGCCATTAGCGCATATTGCATTAGCCCTACTGGGTAAGGGCTTTGTTAGGTATCAGGGTAGGGTAATGCCCAGTATAGAGGCTCTAAAGTCAATTGGACTTAGTGAGTTAAGCCTTAGTTATAAGGAGGCTTTATCATTAATTAATGGAACTAGCTACAGTGCTGCAGTGGCTTCGTTGGGTATTTGGGATTCCTATAGGTTATTGAAGGCTGCATTAGCGGTTATGGCACTGATGATTGAGGCATCACGAGCTAATATGGCATCGTTAAGTATTGAGGCAAATTCCGCTAAGTTGCATAGTGGTGAAATCGAGGTTGCGAAGATAATGAGTGAATTATTGAGTGACAGTAAGAATGTGAACACTAGTGGTAGGGTTCAAGACCCATACTCAATAAGGTGTATACCACAGGTCCTTGGTTCAGTACTTGACGCACTTATTTGGGTCCTACGTAACGTATTGAATGAGGTTAATTCCGTGAGTGATAATCCAATAATTGTTAATAGCGCTGTATTTTCGACATGTCACTTTCATGGTCAGTATGTGGCCTTATCAACGGACCTGCTCAACATGTCACTGGCTGTACTTGGCAATTTAATTGAGAGGCAGATAGCTCAATTACTTAGGAGGGAGATCAATGGCATTAATAATTACTTGGCCAATGGTCCTTGGCGTGTTGGCTTAATGCTTGCTCAGTATACTGCCGCGGCATTGGCAGCCAGGCTTAGGGAGTTATCGACACCATCAACCGTACAGAATATACCAACCAGTGGTTTTCAGGAGGATATTAACTCCATGAGCGCAAACTCAGCGATAAAACTTCATGATGTTAACTCAATAATTACGCAATTAATAGCCGCGCTCGCCTACGTCACGTACTCAGTGATTAATGCCAACAATTCATGTTCAACTTGCGGTAAAGTAACAACACGCATTTATAAAACAATAAGTAAGTACGTGGTTAACGTTCAATCGCATCATGATGCAATAACCAAATTGATGAGTTCAATTGATGAGCTTTCAGGCATTATTGCCTTGAAGATCAATCCATGGTAG
- the rpiA gene encoding ribose-5-phosphate isomerase RpiA, whose amino-acid sequence MDNIVIAREAAAREAIKYLRDKYVVGVGTGSTAMAFLRELHKLIISDSIEEILLVPTSTETEIEIIKLGLAHLLRYPWQVNHVDVAIDGADEVDRRKNLIKGGGAALTREKIIDYWAREFIVIVDETKVFPSIPSKHPIPIEVIPFAWSIIKARLEELGGTAELRFGSGKRGPIVTDNGNYIIDYMPKAVMNPDDMERIIKEIPGVVEVGIFSGKRISKVIIGRIDGSVTTMD is encoded by the coding sequence GTGGATAACATAGTTATTGCTAGGGAGGCAGCGGCTAGGGAAGCTATTAAGTATCTCAGGGATAAGTACGTGGTTGGTGTTGGGACTGGATCCACAGCAATGGCCTTCCTCAGGGAACTTCATAAATTAATAATTAGTGATAGCATTGAGGAAATTCTCTTAGTTCCAACATCGACTGAAACTGAGATCGAGATAATTAAACTGGGACTAGCGCATTTATTGCGCTACCCTTGGCAAGTTAACCATGTTGATGTGGCTATTGACGGCGCTGATGAGGTTGATAGGAGGAAGAACCTCATTAAGGGTGGTGGTGCTGCCCTAACCAGGGAGAAAATTATTGATTATTGGGCTAGGGAGTTCATAGTCATTGTTGATGAGACAAAAGTCTTTCCCTCAATACCGAGCAAGCACCCAATACCAATTGAGGTAATACCCTTTGCCTGGTCAATCATTAAGGCGAGACTTGAAGAACTTGGTGGAACAGCCGAGTTAAGGTTTGGTAGTGGCAAAAGGGGACCTATCGTTACTGACAACGGCAACTACATAATAGATTATATGCCTAAGGCGGTAATGAATCCTGATGATATGGAGAGAATTATTAAGGAAATACCAGGGGTTGTTGAGGTTGGGATATTTAGTGGTAAGAGGATTTCCAAGGTGATAATTGGTAGGATTGATGGATCAGTTACTACCATGGATTGA
- a CDS encoding dihydropteroate synthase: MPRARLGRLWIGDGEPVRLVGVINASPESFFKGSVRKTINDAIKAAEFMISGGADIIDIGGMSTAPYNKTIISIDEEINRVVPIIKALKKEFPDLTVSIDTFRSRVAEAALDVGADVVNDVTGLKGDNDMAHVIADHGVSVIIMARERIVPAQGNDPVIRTIDALKESLDIALRSGISEGNIVIDPGVGAWPPLSMDPLFTGGEPLRGEYIRGDNKYPWYSWDSIIIMSIGRIRNEVGKPVLVGISRKSFLERLMRRNAPPEERLFASIAAETVAVIMGADAIRTHNAHESRDAIKVAEALRSCLNKDPGICNEELIKIVKGK; encoded by the coding sequence ATGCCTAGGGCTAGGCTTGGCCGTTTATGGATTGGTGATGGCGAACCAGTTAGGCTAGTTGGGGTTATTAATGCAAGTCCTGAATCCTTCTTTAAGGGCTCCGTCAGGAAAACAATTAACGATGCTATTAAGGCCGCAGAATTCATGATATCTGGAGGTGCCGATATTATTGATATTGGCGGTATGTCCACGGCGCCGTATAATAAGACCATCATCAGCATTGATGAGGAAATAAATAGAGTCGTACCCATAATTAAGGCTTTGAAAAAGGAGTTTCCTGACTTGACGGTGTCTATCGATACATTTAGATCAAGGGTTGCTGAAGCAGCGTTGGATGTAGGTGCCGATGTAGTGAACGATGTCACGGGATTAAAGGGCGATAATGATATGGCACATGTTATAGCCGACCATGGAGTATCCGTTATTATCATGGCCAGAGAACGTATCGTTCCTGCGCAAGGTAATGACCCAGTCATTAGAACTATAGATGCGTTGAAGGAGAGCTTAGATATTGCATTACGTAGTGGCATTAGTGAGGGTAATATTGTTATTGATCCAGGCGTTGGTGCATGGCCTCCATTAAGTATGGATCCATTATTTACAGGTGGTGAACCGTTGAGGGGTGAGTATATTCGTGGTGATAATAAGTATCCGTGGTATTCCTGGGATTCAATAATTATAATGAGCATAGGCAGGATAAGGAATGAAGTAGGTAAGCCGGTACTTGTTGGTATTTCCAGGAAGTCATTTCTTGAGAGATTAATGCGTAGGAATGCACCGCCTGAGGAGAGACTATTCGCATCAATTGCTGCGGAGACTGTTGCAGTAATCATGGGTGCGGATGCCATTAGGACTCATAATGCCCATGAGAGTAGGGATGCCATTAAAGTTGCTGAAGCCCTTAGATCATGCCTTAATAAGGACCCTGGTATATGTAATGAGGAGCTTATCAAGATTGTTAAAGGTAAGTAA
- a CDS encoding sodium:calcium antiporter → MLIITLYMLAGFLSVLIGGWLFTNSMEYISHRYRIGSSFVGAVLSPILTSLPELIVFLIALLFYGGVSGEDVAVGTIIGEPFVVSTIIYPIIFIVAAIGFYLRRRSDTALEVDKALIIPFIVVLLLFPTVLLPALIRSLVIRYLVAVFLVTAYLLYVHVMRSRQGLVIEDYEGLYMLRVIRGYRIEFMPFILQLVISVVLLFVGSKALVEGVIDLSKYLMLDVMGLSIIIVPTATVLPESITAVIWTWRERDTMAVAALIGEKVLYSTVYPALALVATRWLLSVEALVSVAVVEVISSAMLYHVIKGRLTWDVALIGLIGYLTYVLILLHVI, encoded by the coding sequence GTGCTAATAATTACCCTATACATGCTTGCGGGATTTCTTTCTGTGCTTATTGGTGGTTGGCTTTTCACTAACTCAATGGAGTACATTAGTCATAGATACAGGATTGGTTCTTCCTTTGTTGGTGCCGTGTTATCACCCATTCTTACATCACTTCCGGAGCTAATAGTATTTCTAATAGCCTTGTTGTTCTATGGTGGTGTATCTGGTGAGGATGTAGCCGTGGGTACCATTATCGGGGAACCCTTTGTGGTATCCACCATTATATACCCGATTATTTTCATAGTGGCCGCTATTGGTTTTTACTTACGGCGTAGAAGCGATACTGCTCTTGAGGTTGATAAGGCATTGATAATACCATTTATCGTAGTCCTACTCCTATTTCCCACCGTACTTTTACCCGCACTCATTAGGTCACTGGTGATTAGGTACTTGGTAGCGGTGTTTTTGGTTACGGCTTACTTACTGTATGTACACGTAATGAGGAGTAGGCAGGGTCTCGTGATTGAGGATTACGAGGGACTTTATATGCTCAGAGTCATTAGGGGATATAGGATTGAGTTTATGCCCTTTATTCTTCAGCTTGTAATTTCCGTGGTGTTATTATTCGTGGGTTCTAAGGCCTTGGTTGAGGGTGTTATTGATTTGTCGAAGTACCTCATGCTTGATGTGATGGGGTTATCAATAATCATAGTACCGACGGCTACGGTACTTCCTGAATCAATAACTGCGGTAATATGGACATGGAGGGAACGTGATACAATGGCCGTTGCTGCACTAATTGGTGAGAAAGTCCTTTACTCAACTGTATACCCGGCATTAGCACTTGTGGCCACCAGATGGTTACTGAGTGTTGAGGCTTTAGTAAGTGTTGCGGTTGTTGAGGTGATATCCTCTGCAATGCTTTATCACGTAATTAAGGGAAGATTAACCTGGGATGTAGCCCTAATAGGACTTATTGGTTATTTAACCTATGTACTAATTCTATTGCATGTAATCTAA
- a CDS encoding superoxide dismutase, whose translation MSLPANLFKRYELPPLPYSINALEPHISGQVIDVHYNGHHKGYVNGANATIERLEKIIKGDVTSYDIQGLLRNLFFNVNGHKLHTLYWNSMAPSGKGGGTPGGYLGDLIKKQFGSFDRFKALFAEVMRSLPGCGWTVLYYDPESGNLEFTTFENHYNQHIAELPVLLIVDEFEHAYYLQYKNNRNGYIDAIWNVLNWEEAENRLRKYMK comes from the coding sequence ATGAGCTTACCAGCAAATCTCTTCAAAAGATACGAATTACCACCACTACCCTATTCAATAAATGCCCTAGAACCGCACATAAGTGGTCAAGTAATCGATGTACACTACAACGGTCACCATAAGGGCTATGTAAACGGAGCCAACGCTACAATAGAAAGACTTGAGAAGATAATTAAGGGTGATGTAACTAGTTACGACATACAGGGATTACTGAGGAACCTATTCTTCAATGTCAACGGCCATAAACTCCACACGCTATACTGGAATTCAATGGCGCCATCAGGAAAGGGTGGAGGAACACCAGGCGGCTACCTAGGCGACCTAATAAAGAAGCAGTTTGGAAGCTTTGATAGGTTTAAGGCATTATTCGCAGAGGTCATGAGATCATTACCAGGCTGTGGATGGACCGTACTCTACTACGACCCAGAGTCTGGGAACCTGGAATTCACAACCTTCGAAAACCACTATAACCAACACATCGCAGAGCTACCAGTTCTCCTAATAGTCGATGAATTCGAACATGCCTATTACCTTCAGTATAAAAATAACAGGAATGGCTACATAGATGCCATTTGGAATGTGCTGAATTGGGAGGAAGCCGAAAATAGACTTAGGAAGTACATGAAGTAA
- a CDS encoding arginase family protein, with amino-acid sequence MRFVREPMYKFIKDPSDVRVGEVVRRGWISGDVGILGVPWDGAVGTRPGSRLAPSRVRSWLYSSPYILGNTSIIDLGDVDVVVGDHNETWHRVEETVSEALGLVRELVVIGGDSTSSYAAFRGLKRVVNDGLAYILLDAHPDVRIVTEGLTSGQVIRWIKDVDPNAYIVIIGVRTYSNAPYLFNEARKLGINIYTIDQVDSMGINAVVNEITSSIGNRIVHLSINLDVVDPAFAPGVNSPSPGGFTSREVIRLIRELSTRLTPRVFDVVEVTPPFDINDVTSMLASAIIINAVWVHKV; translated from the coding sequence ATGCGGTTTGTTAGGGAGCCCATGTATAAGTTCATTAAGGATCCTAGTGACGTTAGGGTTGGCGAGGTTGTTAGGAGGGGCTGGATTAGTGGTGATGTTGGTATTCTCGGTGTTCCCTGGGATGGGGCTGTCGGTACTAGGCCTGGCTCTAGGCTTGCTCCCTCCAGGGTTAGGTCCTGGCTTTACTCCTCACCGTACATCCTTGGCAATACTTCGATCATTGATCTTGGTGATGTTGATGTGGTTGTTGGTGATCATAATGAGACTTGGCATAGGGTTGAGGAGACTGTTAGTGAGGCCCTGGGCCTTGTTAGGGAGTTAGTTGTGATTGGTGGTGATAGCACATCATCCTATGCTGCATTCAGGGGCTTAAAGAGAGTAGTTAATGATGGGTTAGCATATATACTGCTTGATGCTCACCCTGACGTTAGGATCGTTACCGAGGGTTTAACCAGTGGGCAAGTAATTAGGTGGATTAAGGATGTCGACCCTAATGCCTACATAGTCATAATCGGTGTTAGGACATACTCAAACGCACCCTACTTATTTAATGAGGCTAGGAAATTAGGTATCAATATATATACCATTGACCAGGTTGATTCCATGGGTATTAATGCTGTGGTTAATGAGATTACGAGTAGTATTGGTAATAGGATTGTTCATTTAAGTATTAACCTTGATGTTGTTGATCCAGCCTTCGCACCTGGCGTTAATAGTCCATCACCCGGCGGCTTCACATCAAGGGAGGTAATTAGGCTCATCCGTGAGTTAAGCACTAGATTAACGCCTAGGGTTTTCGACGTCGTTGAAGTCACGCCGCCGTTCGACATCAATGACGTGACGAGCATGCTCGCATCAGCAATAATAATTAATGCAGTGTGGGTTCATAAAGTATGA
- a CDS encoding PIN domain-containing protein, with amino-acid sequence MSEAVIDTNALIFYIVEDSREHTRAVRVLDSLDRWFLHHIVIYELVWFFRSVNVPRDHAMDILGSLINHRKVVLVCDNDIIKWVLRMMQSTGWGLGGFNDLVVLGTAYALGKPLFTFDEELRIRAKKVGVRVLEV; translated from the coding sequence ATGTCGGAGGCAGTGATTGATACTAATGCGTTGATATTTTACATAGTTGAGGATTCTAGGGAACATACCAGGGCAGTCAGGGTTTTAGATAGTTTGGACAGATGGTTCTTACATCACATTGTTATTTATGAGCTGGTCTGGTTCTTTAGGTCTGTCAATGTGCCGAGGGATCACGCTATGGACATTTTAGGTAGTTTAATTAACCATAGGAAGGTGGTTTTAGTATGCGATAATGATATTATTAAGTGGGTGTTACGTATGATGCAGAGTACTGGTTGGGGACTTGGTGGTTTTAACGACTTAGTGGTATTAGGAACTGCATATGCGTTGGGTAAGCCGTTGTTCACGTTTGATGAGGAGCTCAGGATAAGGGCTAAGAAGGTTGGTGTTAGAGTTCTTGAGGTTTAA
- a CDS encoding AbrB/MazE/SpoVT family DNA-binding domain-containing protein, whose translation MKILVKVTRNYQVTIPASVRERLGIKVGDLLSVEVDDDRIILRKVIQEIPMIRLGRELTISDIDRLIEEGLMSNVGGSD comes from the coding sequence GTGAAAATCCTGGTTAAGGTTACTAGAAATTACCAGGTTACGATACCCGCAAGCGTTAGGGAGAGGCTTGGGATTAAGGTTGGTGATTTATTGAGTGTCGAGGTTGATGATGATCGTATTATCCTTAGGAAGGTAATTCAGGAAATACCAATGATTAGGTTGGGTAGGGAGTTAACGATCAGTGATATTGATAGGCTCATTGAGGAGGGTTTGATGAGTAATGTCGGAGGCAGTGATTGA